The Desulfovibrio sp. G11 region GGGGTTGTACTTGAATCCGCCATCGCGAGGGGGGTTATGCGAGGGGGTAATAACGATACCATCGGCCAACCCCTTGGAGCGCCCTGCATTCCAACGCAATATGGCATGTGATATGGCGGGGGTGGCAGTGTAGATGCCACGTGGTGCAATGCGCACATGCACATCGTTGGCTACCAGAACTTCAAGGGCAGAACGAAAAGCCGCTTCAGACAGAGCGTGAGTATCACCGCCGAGAAAAAGAGGACCGTCAATGCCTTTGACCTTTCTATAGTCGCATACTGCCTGTGTAATGGCGTATATATGCTCTTCATTAAAGGTATGAAGCTGCGAAGAACCTCTATGCCCGGAAGTTCCGAAACTCACACGCTGGGCCGGAATTGCGGGATTGGGATATTCTGTAAAATAGGCGCTGACAAGCGCCGGGATATTTTCAAGATCTTCAGGCAGGGGCAATTGTCCGGCCCGGGCATGAACAACAGGCATGATGTACCTCCACTGTCTTGTTAATTACCATAAGATATTATGGATTGTCACGCCTGCGACATGACATTCAGACCAGATTATCTTTTACCTCCGCACAGAAAAGGGCTGCCCCAGAGGAGCAGCCCTTGCAATCCTTGTTCTGCCAGAGTCAGCGATGTTTCTTATTTGCTCAAAGGAATTGTGCGGAAATACACGTCGCTGCGGCGCGAAATCTGCAGCATGATGGCCCCACGCTTTGCGCCCTCTTCATTAACAATTTTTGACAATGCCTCTGACGTATTCACAGGCTTGAGGTTTGCCTTGAGGATTACGTCACCGGGGCGCAAGTCAGCTTCGGCCGCAGGTTTGCTGGGGGTGACATCCACAATAAGCAGGCCTTCATTTTTATCAATCTTCATATCCCGGCGTTCGGTATCATTGAGAGGTCGCACAGCGATGCCAAGGAGGCCTTCGTTTTGTTTGGGACCGCCCTTTCCAGATGCAGAGGCCTGAGAAGTTGACTGACGCTCACCCAAGGTGACTGTAAGGTCAAGAACCTTTCCATCGCGCCATACCTTGATTACGGCTTTACTGCCGGGGGTCTTTTCGGCAATGGCACGCAGCAGGGCCGACGCGTCATCAATATCCTTTCCATCTACAGCCAGGATGATGTCGCCGTCTTTCATGCCGCCCTTGCCGGCAGGTTCATTTTCCATAACGCTGCCCACAAGCGCGCCCTTGGCGTCTTTCATGCCCAAGGCCTTTGCGGTATTTTCTTCAACATCCTGGATGGTAACGCCAATCCAGCCACGGCTGACTTTTTTGCCGCTTTTGATCTGATCAATGATCTTGGCAGCCATGTTGCTGGGTATTGCGAAACCAATGCCCTGCCCGCTGGCAATGATGGCCGTATTGATGCCTACCACCTGCCCCTGCATGTTCAGCAGAGGTCCGCCGCTGTTTCCG contains the following coding sequences:
- a CDS encoding DegQ family serine endoprotease, with the translated sequence MFIKKCLSGLLAVTFVVAAQFAQAGNLPDFSELAAKSGPAVVNINTEKMTASGGSEEFFGEMFRNMPPGFEKFFDQFGGKRDGKRPQSRQKSLGSGFLVSADGFIVTNNHVVADADVIRVTLDQENGKSESFTATLIGADEETDLALLKVETKKNLPFLVFGNSDELKVGEWLLAIGNPFGLDHTVTAGILSAKNRNIHAGPFDNFLQTDASINPGNSGGPLLNMQGQVVGINTAIIASGQGIGFAIPSNMAAKIIDQIKSGKKVSRGWIGVTIQDVEENTAKALGMKDAKGALVGSVMENEPAGKGGMKDGDIILAVDGKDIDDASALLRAIAEKTPGSKAVIKVWRDGKVLDLTVTLGERQSTSQASASGKGGPKQNEGLLGIAVRPLNDTERRDMKIDKNEGLLIVDVTPSKPAAEADLRPGDVILKANLKPVNTSEALSKIVNEEGAKRGAIMLQISRRSDVYFRTIPLSK